The proteins below come from a single Nitrosospira sp. Is2 genomic window:
- the rplA gene encoding 50S ribosomal protein L1 gives MAHISKRFKAIAGKADRSKFYPLPDALQIIKETATAKFDESVDVAVNLGIDAKKSDQAVRGSVVLPAGTGKSVRVAVFAQGDKAKEALSAGADIVGFEDLAEQIKAGNIDFDVAIASPDAMRIVGQLGQILGPRGLMPNPKVGTVTPDVAGAVRNAKAGQVQYRADKGGIVQCTIGRASFSVDALTQNLRALIDALNKSKPVTSKGIYLRKISVSSTMGIGVRVDQTSVR, from the coding sequence ATGGCGCATATTTCAAAGCGTTTTAAGGCGATTGCGGGTAAGGCAGACCGCAGCAAATTCTATCCGCTTCCCGACGCCCTACAGATCATCAAGGAAACAGCCACCGCAAAATTCGACGAGTCGGTTGACGTGGCTGTCAATCTCGGAATTGATGCAAAAAAATCTGACCAGGCGGTGCGCGGTTCTGTCGTTCTGCCCGCTGGCACCGGGAAGTCGGTGCGGGTCGCGGTATTTGCGCAGGGGGACAAGGCCAAAGAGGCTCTTTCGGCCGGCGCGGATATCGTTGGATTCGAGGATCTCGCTGAACAGATCAAGGCGGGCAATATAGATTTTGATGTGGCTATCGCCAGTCCGGATGCCATGCGGATTGTTGGCCAGTTGGGCCAAATACTCGGTCCGCGCGGCCTGATGCCTAACCCCAAGGTTGGCACGGTGACGCCGGATGTTGCGGGCGCGGTAAGGAATGCAAAAGCGGGCCAGGTGCAATATCGGGCCGATAAGGGCGGTATTGTTCAGTGCACGATCGGCCGTGCATCGTTTAGCGTGGATGCACTGACGCAAAATTTGCGGGCATTGATAGATGCGCTTAATAAGTCGAAGCCGGTCACTTCTAAAGGAATTTATCTTAGGAAGATCTCAGTCTCCAGCACGATGGGAATTGGGGTTCGAGTTGATCAGACAAGCGTGCGGTAA
- a CDS encoding YbaN family protein, with protein MQKHLNEKVGEEQPPTPSVQLHDSRVVRWVYLATGFAALILAVAGVLLPILPTTPFVLLAAACFARSSRHFHEKLLAHRIAGPIIREWTQYRSIRPKVKRWVYFLLALSFSSSILMMPLAWQKVMLAVLGLILAAFIWRIPVREKETGT; from the coding sequence ATGCAGAAACACCTGAACGAAAAAGTAGGTGAGGAGCAACCACCGACGCCTTCGGTACAGCTGCACGATTCCCGGGTCGTCCGGTGGGTGTATCTGGCAACCGGGTTCGCCGCCCTGATACTGGCTGTGGCCGGCGTGCTGCTGCCTATTCTGCCGACCACACCTTTCGTGCTGCTGGCGGCAGCTTGCTTTGCGCGCAGTTCAAGACACTTTCACGAGAAGCTTCTTGCCCACCGTATCGCGGGTCCTATTATTCGCGAATGGACTCAATACCGCAGCATTCGGCCCAAGGTGAAGCGCTGGGTATATTTCCTGCTCGCGCTGTCATTTAGCAGTTCGATCCTTATGATGCCATTGGCATGGCAAAAGGTAATGCTGGCCGTACTGGGCCTCATTCTCGCCGCATTTATCTGGCGCATCCCTGTAAGGGAAAAGGAGACGGGCACCTAA
- the tuf gene encoding elongation factor Tu has translation MAKSKFERTKPHVNVGTIGHVDHGKTTLTAAITMVLAKKFGGEAKSYAQIDSAPEEKARGITINTAHVEYETTARHYAHVDCPGHADYVKNMITGAAQMDGAILVVSAADGPMPQTREHILLARQVGVPYIVVYMNKADMVDDAELLELVEMEVRELLSKYNFPGDDTPIVIGSALKALEGDQSDIGEPSIFKLADALDSYIPEPVRAVDGAFLMPVEDVFSISGRGTVVTGRIERGVIKVGEEIEIVGLRPTIKTVCTGVEMFRKLLDQGQAGDNVGVLLRGTKREEVERGQVLAKPGSITPHTKFSAEIYVLSKEEGGRHTPFFQGYRPQFYFRTTDVTGAIELPAGTEMVMPGDNVSVTVNLIAPIAMEEGLRFAIREGGRTVGAGVVAKVIE, from the coding sequence ATGGCAAAGAGCAAATTTGAGCGGACGAAGCCGCACGTGAACGTTGGGACGATTGGTCATGTGGATCATGGGAAGACCACATTGACGGCGGCGATCACGATGGTATTGGCGAAGAAGTTTGGAGGCGAGGCGAAGAGTTACGCGCAGATTGACTCGGCGCCGGAGGAGAAGGCACGGGGGATCACGATCAACACGGCACACGTTGAGTATGAGACCACGGCCCGGCATTACGCGCACGTTGATTGTCCGGGTCACGCGGACTACGTGAAGAACATGATCACCGGGGCAGCGCAGATGGACGGGGCGATCCTGGTGGTTTCTGCTGCGGATGGGCCGATGCCGCAGACGCGGGAGCACATACTGCTTGCGCGCCAGGTTGGAGTTCCCTACATCGTGGTGTACATGAACAAAGCGGACATGGTGGACGATGCCGAGCTTCTGGAACTGGTGGAGATGGAAGTTCGCGAACTGCTGTCCAAATACAATTTTCCCGGGGATGACACACCGATCGTGATTGGGTCTGCGCTGAAGGCGCTGGAAGGCGATCAGAGCGACATAGGCGAGCCGTCGATATTCAAGTTGGCGGATGCGCTGGACAGCTACATACCTGAGCCGGTACGTGCGGTGGATGGTGCCTTTCTGATGCCGGTGGAAGACGTATTCTCGATATCCGGGCGTGGCACGGTTGTGACGGGGCGGATTGAGCGCGGCGTAATCAAGGTGGGGGAAGAAATCGAGATCGTAGGCCTGAGGCCCACGATCAAGACCGTATGCACCGGAGTTGAAATGTTTAGGAAGCTGCTCGACCAGGGGCAGGCGGGTGACAACGTTGGCGTATTGCTGCGTGGCACCAAGCGCGAGGAAGTCGAGCGCGGCCAGGTTCTGGCCAAGCCGGGCAGCATCACGCCACACACGAAGTTTAGCGCCGAGATATACGTACTGAGCAAAGAAGAAGGTGGGCGTCATACCCCGTTTTTCCAGGGCTACCGGCCGCAATTCTACTTTCGCACCACTGATGTGACGGGTGCGATTGAACTGCCTGCGGGGACCGAGATGGTCATGCCTGGCGACAACGTATCGGTGACGGTGAACCTGATTGCCCCGATTGCGATGGAAGAAGGCCTGCGTTTTGCCATTCGCGAGGGCGGCAGAACAGTTGGCGCAGGCGTGGTGGCAAAGGTTATTGAATAA
- a CDS encoding leucyl aminopeptidase, giving the protein MKFSIKSGNPEKQRGACLVLGVFEPRKLTDAAKAMDKLADGYISSILRGGDMEGKTGTTLILHNVPNTQCERILLVGLGKEKELGDKAYREAIRSAFKVLKGTGAADATLFLTDSPVTSRDIAWKISQTAILAMESIYRFDQLKSKTEEKKPRLRKVTLGVGNMERPGLATCEEALQQGLAIAEGMKLAKDLGNLAPNFCTPSYLAEQSVDLAKALKLKATVLEQKDMEKLGMGALLAVARGSRQPAKLIALEYWGRTEKEKPIVLVGKGITFDTGGISLKPAAEMDEMKYDMCGAASVLGTLTAVAKLGLPVNLVGIIPTTENMPGGNATKPGDVVTSMSGQTIEILNTDAEGRLILCDALTYAERYQPETIVDIATLTGACVIALGHVASGLLSNDDDLAEELLGAAGRAGDPAWRLPLWDEYQEQLKSNFADMANIGGRAAGTITAACFLSRFTKKYRWAHLDIAGTAWKSGKEKGATGRPVQLLTQFIIGRALKTSTG; this is encoded by the coding sequence GTGAAATTCAGTATAAAAAGCGGAAATCCCGAGAAACAGCGCGGCGCCTGCCTGGTCCTGGGCGTATTTGAGCCGCGCAAGTTGACAGATGCTGCAAAAGCGATGGACAAACTTGCCGACGGGTATATCAGCAGCATATTGCGCGGTGGCGACATGGAGGGAAAGACGGGCACGACGTTGATCCTTCACAACGTGCCCAACACACAGTGCGAGCGAATATTGCTTGTAGGACTCGGCAAGGAAAAGGAACTCGGCGACAAGGCGTACCGCGAAGCCATACGGTCAGCCTTCAAGGTTCTCAAGGGGACGGGAGCTGCCGACGCAACACTGTTCTTGACTGACTCGCCGGTTACTAGCCGTGACATCGCATGGAAAATCAGCCAAACGGCCATCCTGGCGATGGAAAGTATCTACCGCTTCGATCAGCTTAAAAGCAAGACTGAGGAGAAAAAACCTCGTCTGCGCAAAGTTACGCTTGGCGTGGGCAACATGGAAAGGCCCGGGTTAGCTACGTGCGAGGAAGCACTGCAACAGGGTCTTGCCATCGCCGAGGGTATGAAACTCGCCAAGGATTTGGGCAACCTCGCACCCAACTTCTGCACCCCGAGCTACCTGGCCGAACAGTCGGTAGATCTTGCCAAGGCGCTTAAGCTCAAGGCCACCGTCCTGGAGCAGAAGGACATGGAAAAACTCGGTATGGGCGCGCTGCTGGCAGTCGCGCGCGGCAGTCGGCAGCCCGCCAAGCTGATCGCTTTGGAATACTGGGGGCGCACAGAGAAAGAAAAGCCCATTGTGCTGGTGGGCAAGGGCATCACGTTCGATACTGGGGGTATTTCGTTAAAGCCCGCGGCAGAAATGGATGAAATGAAGTACGACATGTGCGGCGCAGCCAGTGTGCTGGGCACGTTAACGGCAGTCGCGAAGTTAGGGCTTCCGGTAAACCTGGTCGGCATCATTCCCACCACTGAGAATATGCCGGGCGGAAATGCTACCAAGCCGGGCGACGTGGTTACCAGCATGTCGGGACAGACCATTGAAATTCTCAACACGGATGCTGAGGGCCGCCTAATCCTTTGTGATGCGTTGACTTATGCCGAGCGCTACCAGCCCGAGACAATCGTTGATATCGCCACCCTGACTGGCGCATGTGTCATCGCGCTCGGGCACGTCGCATCAGGCTTGCTCAGCAACGACGATGATCTGGCTGAAGAATTGCTGGGTGCGGCCGGACGAGCGGGGGATCCTGCCTGGCGGCTGCCATTATGGGATGAATATCAGGAACAGTTGAAGAGCAATTTTGCGGATATGGCAAACATTGGTGGACGTGCGGCAGGAACCATCACTGCGGCTTGCTTCCTGTCGCGTTTTACAAAAAAATATCGATGGGCTCATCTCGACATAGCAGGTACCGCCTGGAAGTCGGGCAAGGAAAAAGGCGCGACCGGCCGGCCGGTGCAATTGCTGACTCAGTTTATTATCGGACGCGCGTTAAAAACATCTACCGGCTGA
- a CDS encoding FKBP-type peptidyl-prolyl cis-trans isomerase: protein MSHVKSLFSALILGVILLPQVAFSQTGQGPSGVNELIKKDTKVGTGEEATVGKAVEVHYTGWLYDPGASDKKGAKFDSSRDRGAPFSFLLGAGRVIKGWDRGVAGMKVGGQRTLIIPPDMAYGANGAGKVIPPNATLIFDVELLGLRQGSTH from the coding sequence ATGTCTCACGTAAAATCACTGTTTAGTGCTTTGATATTGGGCGTTATTCTATTACCCCAGGTTGCATTTTCCCAAACCGGGCAGGGACCATCCGGCGTGAATGAACTAATAAAGAAAGATACGAAAGTGGGGACCGGCGAGGAAGCAACTGTCGGTAAGGCAGTGGAGGTACATTACACCGGCTGGCTTTATGATCCCGGCGCATCTGATAAAAAGGGAGCAAAATTCGACAGTTCCCGCGATCGCGGCGCCCCCTTCTCATTTCTTTTGGGGGCCGGGCGCGTGATTAAAGGGTGGGACCGTGGTGTTGCCGGCATGAAAGTCGGTGGCCAGCGTACCTTAATCATTCCGCCCGATATGGCCTATGGCGCCAACGGCGCAGGTAAGGTCATTCCACCCAATGCCACATTGATTTTCGACGTGGAACTCCTGGGCTTGCGTCAGGGATCGACGCACTGA
- the rplK gene encoding 50S ribosomal protein L11 — MAKKIVGYIKLQVPAGKANPSPPIGPALGQRGLNIMEFCKAFNAATQKMEVGLPVPVVITAYADKSFTFTMKTTPATVLIKKAAGVGKGSPRPHTDKVGKLTRKQAEEIAQIKMPDLTAADMDAAVRTVAGSARSMGVEVEGV; from the coding sequence GTGGCAAAAAAAATAGTTGGTTATATCAAGCTGCAGGTGCCCGCGGGCAAGGCGAATCCCAGTCCGCCCATCGGCCCGGCGCTGGGACAGCGCGGGCTCAACATCATGGAGTTCTGCAAGGCGTTCAATGCCGCCACCCAGAAAATGGAGGTTGGGTTGCCCGTGCCGGTCGTCATTACCGCTTACGCCGACAAGAGCTTCACTTTCACCATGAAGACAACGCCGGCGACGGTGTTGATAAAGAAAGCCGCGGGTGTAGGCAAGGGCAGTCCCAGACCGCATACGGACAAAGTAGGTAAATTGACCCGGAAACAGGCGGAAGAAATTGCCCAGATAAAAATGCCCGATTTGACCGCGGCCGATATGGATGCCGCAGTTCGGACTGTTGCGGGCAGCGCCCGGAGCATGGGCGTGGAAGTGGAGGGGGTGTAA
- the secE gene encoding preprotein translocase subunit SecE translates to MDKIKLGFALLLLIAGIAGFYYLRDGAMVIRVISVLSGVVLAGVVVWFTAPGKQFYAFSRESAEETRKVVWPSRKETLQTTGIVFAFVLVMAIFLWMVDAGLLLAVRYLMGQEG, encoded by the coding sequence GTGGATAAGATCAAGTTGGGATTTGCGCTACTGCTGTTGATTGCGGGTATTGCAGGTTTTTATTACCTCCGGGATGGCGCGATGGTCATTCGCGTCATCTCTGTACTCTCGGGCGTTGTTCTGGCGGGCGTAGTGGTGTGGTTTACCGCTCCCGGCAAGCAGTTTTATGCATTCTCCAGAGAATCAGCTGAAGAAACACGAAAAGTGGTATGGCCGAGCCGCAAGGAGACGCTACAGACCACTGGGATCGTGTTTGCATTTGTTCTAGTGATGGCCATATTTTTATGGATGGTGGATGCGGGGCTCTTGCTCGCGGTGAGATATCTGATGGGACAGGAGGGGTGA
- the rplL gene encoding 50S ribosomal protein L7/L12, with protein sequence MALAKAEILDAIANMTVLELSQLIKEMEEKFGVSAAAAAVAAPAPAAGAAAAPAEEQTEFTVMLTTVGDSKVNVIKVVRAITGLGLKEAKDLVDGAPKAVKEGIPKADAEAIQKQLAEAGATAEIK encoded by the coding sequence ATGGCTTTAGCCAAAGCAGAAATTCTAGACGCGATTGCCAACATGACTGTGTTGGAGCTTTCGCAATTGATCAAGGAAATGGAAGAAAAATTCGGTGTTTCCGCTGCTGCTGCCGCCGTTGCGGCACCTGCGCCCGCAGCTGGCGCCGCTGCTGCCCCGGCCGAGGAGCAGACGGAATTTACCGTTATGCTGACCACTGTAGGCGATAGCAAGGTGAACGTCATCAAGGTTGTGCGGGCGATTACCGGGCTGGGCCTGAAAGAGGCTAAAGATTTGGTGGACGGGGCTCCGAAAGCGGTGAAGGAAGGGATTCCGAAAGCCGACGCCGAAGCGATCCAGAAGCAGCTTGCGGAAGCCGGTGCGACCGCCGAGATCAAATAA
- the rplJ gene encoding 50S ribosomal protein L10, translating to MSLNLEEKKTVVAEVSAELATAQAIIIAEYRGLEVGHMTQLRAKARQSGIYFRVLKNTLARRAITDTPFTGLSDHMVGPLAYGIGKDPVAAAKVLYEFSRSNDKFVIKAGAMPNLVMSSKEIASLAALPSRDELLSRLLGTMQGPIASFVRTLNEVPTRFVRGLAAVHDQKAA from the coding sequence TTGAGTCTAAATTTGGAAGAGAAAAAAACGGTAGTTGCCGAAGTCAGCGCCGAGTTGGCGACGGCTCAGGCCATTATCATCGCGGAGTACCGCGGGCTTGAGGTCGGACATATGACGCAATTGCGGGCGAAGGCGCGTCAATCGGGGATATATTTCCGAGTACTCAAAAATACGCTTGCGCGGCGCGCGATCACGGATACGCCGTTCACGGGTCTCTCCGATCATATGGTCGGGCCGCTGGCTTACGGGATTGGAAAGGATCCGGTTGCCGCGGCGAAAGTGCTTTACGAATTTTCGAGGAGCAATGACAAATTCGTGATCAAAGCGGGGGCGATGCCTAATCTGGTAATGTCGAGCAAGGAGATTGCAAGTCTTGCCGCGCTTCCGAGCCGCGACGAGCTGCTTTCGAGGTTGTTGGGTACGATGCAGGGGCCGATTGCAAGTTTTGTGCGCACGCTCAATGAAGTGCCGACCCGTTTTGTCCGTGGTCTCGCTGCCGTTCACGATCAGAAAGCCGCCTAA
- the xerD gene encoding site-specific tyrosine recombinase XerD, translated as MSVAELNSGLLDTFSDALWLEDGLSRNTLDSYRSDLEQFGAWLAKRRHHDNALITATHSDLLAFIAYKFSARVKASTTCRELSSLKRFYRFLLREGKIQLDPSLNIDPPKLPRSLPASLTEADVEALLNAPDVNVPLGLRDRTMLEVLYASGLRVSELISLDSAQISLNMGIVKVMGKGGKERLVPLGEEALEWVSRYTKEVRLRLLGGSPSNVLFVTSRGSAMTRQAFWYLIKRYARHAGITKPLSPHTLRHAFATHLLNHGADLRVVQLLLGHADISTTQIYTHVARERLKRIHAVHHPRG; from the coding sequence ATGAGCGTGGCTGAGCTCAACTCAGGTTTGCTGGACACTTTTTCTGACGCTTTGTGGCTGGAGGATGGTCTGTCTCGTAACACCCTGGACAGCTATCGCAGCGATCTCGAGCAATTCGGCGCTTGGCTAGCCAAGCGCCGGCACCACGACAACGCCCTTATAACAGCAACCCATTCAGATCTGCTCGCCTTTATTGCCTATAAGTTTTCCGCCAGGGTCAAGGCTAGCACGACTTGCCGCGAACTTTCGAGTTTGAAGCGGTTTTACCGTTTTTTGTTGCGCGAGGGAAAAATACAGTTAGATCCAAGCCTTAACATTGACCCCCCGAAACTTCCCCGCAGCCTGCCTGCAAGCCTTACCGAAGCGGACGTCGAGGCGCTGCTTAACGCCCCCGATGTAAACGTTCCGTTGGGGTTACGCGACCGCACCATGCTCGAAGTTCTTTATGCAAGTGGTTTAAGGGTGTCCGAGCTGATCAGTTTGGACAGCGCGCAAATCAGTCTGAATATGGGAATCGTCAAAGTGATGGGAAAAGGCGGCAAGGAGCGCCTGGTGCCTTTGGGCGAGGAGGCATTGGAGTGGGTTTCGCGCTACACAAAGGAAGTGCGCTTGCGACTACTGGGCGGCAGCCCGAGCAACGTGCTGTTCGTCACCTCCCGTGGCTCAGCCATGACGCGCCAGGCGTTCTGGTATCTGATCAAGCGCTACGCGCGCCACGCAGGTATAACCAAACCATTGTCGCCACATACTTTACGCCATGCCTTCGCAACCCATCTGCTCAACCATGGCGCAGATTTGCGGGTCGTGCAATTGTTGCTCGGGCACGCCGATATTTCTACTACCCAAATTTATACTCATGTGGCGCGCGAACGACTGAAACGGATTCATGCTGTGCATCATCCGAGAGGGTGA
- a CDS encoding methylated-DNA--[protein]-cysteine S-methyltransferase, with protein MGKPKVGRKLEAVVEYQAKLATPFAVLGICIEEDWLTDIEYLPLDTPTLAPQTSLAREVSDQLQAYLAEPDFIFDLSLHIGGTIHQKRVWRAIQDIPSGKTRSYADIATQLHSAPRAVGQACGANRLPIVIPCHRVIAKSGGLGGFMNASDGIPLGIKRWLLHHERG; from the coding sequence ATGGGCAAACCAAAGGTTGGTCGAAAACTGGAAGCAGTAGTTGAATATCAGGCGAAACTTGCCACGCCCTTTGCTGTTCTTGGTATATGCATTGAGGAAGACTGGCTGACCGATATCGAGTATTTGCCCCTCGATACCCCCACGCTTGCGCCCCAAACTTCCCTTGCAAGAGAAGTGAGCGATCAGTTGCAAGCGTATCTGGCTGAACCGGATTTCATATTTGATTTGTCGCTGCATATTGGCGGCACTATTCATCAGAAACGCGTATGGCGCGCGATTCAGGACATCCCCAGCGGTAAAACGCGCAGTTATGCCGACATCGCCACTCAGCTGCATTCGGCGCCGCGTGCCGTGGGGCAGGCATGCGGGGCGAACCGGCTTCCGATAGTCATTCCTTGCCATCGCGTTATTGCTAAAAGCGGAGGACTCGGCGGTTTTATGAATGCAAGCGATGGAATCCCGCTTGGTATAAAGCGCTGGTTGCTCCACCATGAGCGTGGCTGA
- the nusG gene encoding transcription termination/antitermination protein NusG → MEKKWFVVHAYSGFEKSVQRALKDRINRAGMQDKFGQILVPVEEVIEMKGGQKNLSERKFFPGYVLVEMEMTDETWHLVKNTAKVTGFIGGSATKPTPISEKEVQNILHQIQEGVEKPKPKVLFEAGEAVRVKEGPFTDFHGNVEDVNYDKSKIRVSVSIFGRPTPVELDFSQVEKA, encoded by the coding sequence ATGGAGAAGAAATGGTTTGTGGTTCACGCCTACTCCGGGTTTGAAAAGAGCGTGCAGCGCGCATTGAAGGATCGGATTAATCGCGCCGGGATGCAGGACAAATTTGGGCAGATATTGGTCCCGGTAGAAGAAGTCATTGAAATGAAAGGTGGCCAGAAAAATCTCAGCGAGCGCAAATTTTTTCCTGGCTATGTATTGGTCGAGATGGAGATGACTGATGAAACGTGGCATCTGGTAAAAAACACTGCCAAGGTCACCGGCTTTATTGGTGGCTCGGCCACGAAACCGACGCCGATCAGCGAGAAGGAAGTGCAGAACATTCTCCATCAGATACAGGAGGGGGTGGAGAAGCCCAAGCCTAAGGTACTTTTTGAGGCGGGCGAGGCCGTGCGGGTCAAGGAAGGCCCGTTTACGGATTTTCACGGCAATGTGGAAGATGTCAATTATGACAAAAGCAAAATTCGGGTGTCGGTTTCCATCTTTGGGCGTCCCACCCCTGTGGAGCTGGATTTCAGTCAAGTCGAAAAAGCTTGA